One region of Plasmodium vivax chromosome 7, whole genome shotgun sequence genomic DNA includes:
- a CDS encoding hypothetical protein, conserved (encoded by transcript PVX_098680A; Apicoplast targeted protein. Curated by Stuart Ralph, Walter and Eliza Hall Institute of Medical Research, Australia.), translating into MHIIWFLLLFAFEFAYARRAFINVHKNNIINNKLGVNNTYSKNALYQSSSKVPISQAITKKQIIEEVSMETKESKKTVEKIMNGIFDNIYKHLENNEKIYIHKFGMYYNIFRKKRCIKNMRTKEDIHIESSHMPHFKFSKIFRDLIKVNVKAKRDDEEDDESDMNEENMNMGNINESFNENVNEKLIY; encoded by the exons atgcacataatATGGtttttgctcctcttcgCCTTTGAGTTTGCTTATGCACGCCGAGCGTTCATTAATGTCCACAAGAATAATATCATTAACAACAAACTGGGGGTCAATAACACGTACAGCAAGAATGCGCTATACCAGAGCTCTTCCAAGGTTCCCATTTCgcag GCCATCACGAAGAAGCAGATAATCGAGGAAGTCTCCATGGAAAcgaaggaaagcaaaaagaCAGTggagaaaattatgaacGGAATATTTGACAACATATACAAACACCTGGAAAACaacgaaaaaatttacattcaCAAATTTGGAATGTATTACaacatttttagaaaaaaaagatgcattaaaaatatgcgaaCAAAGGAAGATATCCATATAGAGAGTAGCCACATGCCGCATTTTAAATTCTCCAAGATATTTAGGGACCTCATAAAGGTAAACGTGAAGGCGAAAAGagacgacgaggaggatgACGAAAGCGACATGAATGAAGAAAACATGAACATGGGAAACATTAACGAGAGTTTCAACGAGAACGTGAATGAGAAGTTGATTTATTGA
- a CDS encoding ubiquitin carboxyl-terminal hydrolase, putative (encoded by transcript PVX_098675A), with amino-acid sequence MIKDNKLTIENINYKLINQVSVPNEANKICEIKEYADKTASYLNPDATFEKPAYGLKDFMNKSHSADSLENGEINPNNVILQKQSANYVNKASGETFNEINQRGSRSSGASFHADINDDVMSYVNNISKEINSSRDYEIGTCNNLSGVHILNDAHIHEREGVWGEVPASKVKLATLNIDGSVGSAGSAQNAAPSLIQKCNREGGLDERSDGNRSTSSGRSNRPSVESINNVVDPIAGKRIITPGGAKSPSRHAHNECKPPPMIEQIFQKSKSENPVLNITSVHNEVNVVPTHTKEEAQKGNENVTPKGNKLEIFKNYSHYEIMSVLCTNWNRGKPSECFPPPGDVPQSEEKMNDEKNKNEENDSAKVKVSTNDGMCPPQNDLFQIGAHLENPNGATQRREEILQLLLHNVEKKELDDITKNLSFLKRMQQYFYQKYINIKFPNDSNDYHYYIHLDWFNKLKAFIFTPNGEFPGCITNYKLYNDEEAAKESADSIDQIAPHMLNKKDMKSNLKEGKDYICTNQYMWRFLHFLFRGGPCIKRNSNNIYDRYVPISNPDLMNKNIIYLMEPKYVENLFSTFNYSSEELWSGTTHSRDNSDEARKPPTDGVSPSGPSSPASPITAHAQTASSSEAARKHRTKQCAHNYYEFLHFYGLKEKDYSSSFFLEYDQSNLRSMNKMIDLKNKNSYESVYSFYSNENDTFSDSDILHNAPGANRKSDPSELSKKETPSEKEKNGNNSSATSGPNRTEATSLESVDAARGMLSPKHLARNLSDHVKSAPLGDSGGGSNSGNGGSSNVNGGSSNGNGGSSNGNGGSSNGNGGNNGSSNNSSSNNNNSSNNNNNNNNNNNNNNNNNNNNNNNNNNNNNSNNNNNKNDAREDPQKDPKKRQEENRENRENANDSAKETTPSRGVKRENQTNNATSYFGPKASIGAPNILSPNYTYKKSNASKASSNKGGNPSDNRPNSSGKVLLTPPPKKNSLGCHSSNGNEIYKSCEEYNADNGEEASSNGYLTTTETESKGTTDNSVKSATSSPKEKDERKRDDHKMKKKEDAEKGPVGKNENKQRRGSSCSHASVGSSGSSASSSSSGSGGRSSANGAIPKKISTERKGATADDKRAKRREEYEKKFNKNKHPITAGANKVLDRLSNTLNTANLMLKGHSSYSSNSSSYCGSSSGSSIASSNNNSSNGSSNFSIRNHGVSNRSMYNDKERMKNMMAPSNPKRESEFNNNSLSIITTKEHPAGIVNYSATCYINVVLQCLSVYFKLIYTLQNYVSVKYKSMNFSSEDTDNMNSSFINKNFFTNSIPFNLFGNNSKKKDECLLLALSHKLFQLSKMHNKGKVLNVNKLLNLLNDKYSYLFEYNEQQDCHEFLLLLFDFIHNMMKVVDEKVDKNNKIDYCLKKEQSIISDLFLGLIEEKITCSQCSYVNYVYQTVYNLSVNVFKKNADNNLNDNLVEYFKKEEVNSTCEKCKCKKMFKHSCVYKQPNVLIVHLIRLLEDGSKIDNPIKFDLNNFTVQNVLKKKNGQYIENPKKYSLCGVIVHRGLNSNYGHYICYTKRRHSNGATVWYKFDDSIVTVVDVSEVESAKAYCLFYEAVN; translated from the exons atgatTAAAGACAACAAGCTAACCATTGAAAACATTAATTACAAGTTAATAAATCAAGTAAGTGTACCAAATGAAGCCAATAAAATTTGCGAAATAAAGGAGTATGCAGACAAAACTGCGAGCTATTTAAACCCCGATGCAACATTTGAAAAACCAGCCTATGGGTTAAAAgattttatgaacaaaagCCATTCGGCTGATTCGTTGGAGAATGGCGAAATAAACCCTAATAATGTTATCCTACAGAAGCAAAGTGctaattatgtaaataaagCTAGTGGAGAGACCTTTAACGAAATAAATCAGCGGGGCTCCAGGAGTAGTGGCGCCAGTTTCCATGCAGATATAAACGATGACGTTATGTCGTATGTCAACAACATAAGCAAGGAAATAAACTCCAGTAGGGATTATGAAATCGGCACGTGTAACAATTTATCCGGTGTGCACATCCTAAATGATGCACACATACACGAAAGGGAAGGCGTTTGGGGCGAGGTCCCCGCCAGTAAAGTTAAGTTAGCCACGCTAAACATCGATGGGAGTGTCGGCAGTGCCGGCAGTGCTCAGAATGCCGCGCCCAGTTTAATCCAAAAGTGCAACCGGGAAGGAGGCCTCGATGAGCGTAGCGACGGGAATCGCTCTACCAGCTCCGGCCGGTCGAATAGGCCCTCTGTCGAAAGTATCAACAATGTGGTGGACCCTATAGCGGGTAAAAGGATCATCACGCCTGGAGGGGCTAAATCCCCAAGTAGGCATGCCCACAATGAGTGTAAGCCCCCCCCCATGATTGAACAGATATttcaaaaaagcaaaagtgaaaaccCTGTGCTGAACATCACCAGTGTTCACAACGAAGTTAACGTCGTCCCTACGCATACCAAAGAGGaggcacaaaagggaaacgaaAACGTAaccccaaaagggaacaaattggaaatttttaaaaattattcacattaCGAAATTATGAGTGTTTTGTGCACTAACTGGAATAGGGGAAAACCTTCAGAGTGTTTTCCACCCCCAGGCGATGTACCCCaaagtgaggaaaaaatgaacgatgagaaaaataaaaatgaagagaacgACTCGGCGAAGGTAAAAGTATCCACAAATGATGGTATGTGCCCTCCCCAAAATGATCTTTTCCAAATAGGTGCCCATTTAGAAAATCCCAACGGCGCAACCCaaagaagggaagaaatTCTACAGCTACTTCTACACAACGTAGAAAAGAAAGAGCTAGATGACATAACCAAAAATTTATCTTTTCTGAAAAGAATgcaacaatatttttatcagaaatatattaacatcaAATTCCCAAATGATTCAAATGACTACCACTATTATATACACCTGGATTGGTTTAACAAGTTGAAGGCCTTTATCTTCacgccaaatggggaattCCCAGGCTGCATCACGAACTATAAATTGTACAACGATGAGGAGGCAGCCAAGGAGTCGGCCGATTCGATCGATCAGATCGCTCCCCATATGCTGAACAAAAAAGACATGAAAAGCAATTTGAAGGAGGGGAAAGATTACATATGCACCAATCAGTACATGTGGCGATTTTTACACTTCCTGTTTAGGGGAGGGCCCTGCATTAAACGAAATAGCAACAATATATATGACCGTTATGTGCCCATTTCAAATCCTGAtcttatgaataaaaatattatctatTTGATGGAGCCCAAATACGTGgagaatttattttccacttTTAACTATTCGAGTGAGGAGCTGTGGAGTGGCACTACTCACTCGAGGGACAATTCAGACGAAGCGCGTAAGCCGCCTACCGATGGAGTGTCACCAAGTGGTCCTTCCTCTCCGGCTTCCCCAATCACTGCTCATGCTCAGACCGCTTCCTCCAGCGAAGCGGCTAGAAAGCACCGCACCAAACAGTGCGCACACAACTATTACGAGTTCTTGCACTTTTACGGGCTGAAGGAAAAGGACTAcagctcttcctttttcctcgAGTATGACCAATCCAATCTCAGAAGCATGAACAAAATGAtcgatttgaaaaataaaaattcgtATGAAAGTGTTTACTCATTTTACTCGAATGAAAATGACACCTTCAGCGACAGTGACATTCTACACAACGCCCCTGGCGCCAATAGGAAAAGTGACCCCAGTGAATtatcaaaaaaggagaccccttcagagaaggaaaagaatgGCAATAATTCCAGTGCGACTTCTGGTCCGAATCGGACTGAGGCCACATCTCTGGAGAGCGTGGACGCGGCCCGCGGCATGTTGTCGCCCAAACATCTCGCAAGGAACCTGAGCGACCACGTGAAGAGCGCCCCACTGGGTGATAGCGGCGGTGGTAGTAACAGCGGAAATGGTGGAAGTAGTAACGTAAATGGTGGAAGTAGCAACGGAAATGGAGGTAGTAGCAACGGAAATGGAGGTAGTAGCAACGGAAATGGCGGCAACAACGGCAGCAGTAACAACAGTAGCAGCAACAACAATAATAGTAgtaacaacaacaacaacaacaacaacaacaacaacaacaacaacaacaacaacaacaacaacaacaacaacaacaacaataacaataacagtaataacaataataataagaatGACGCGCGGGAGGACCCGCAGAAGGACCCAAAGAAGCGCCAAGAGGAAAACCGGGAAAACCGGGAAAACGCGAATGACAGCGCGAAGGAAACCACCCCCAGCAGAGGCGTGAAGAGGGAGAACCAGACCAACAACGCCACCTCCTACTTCGGCCCCAAGGCGAGCATCGGCGCGCCCAACATCCTAAGCCCCAACTACACCTACAAAAAAAGCAACGCAAGTAAAGCCAGCAGTAATAAAGGTGGAAACCCAAGTGATAATCGGCCTAACAGTTCTGGCAAAGTGCTTTTAACCCCGCCTCCAAAAAAGAACTCCCTAGGCTGCCATTCCTCAAACGGAAACGAAATTTACAAGTCGTGCGAAGAGTACAATGCTGACAATGGGGAGGAGGCATCCAGCAACGGCTATTTGACAACCACCGAGACGGAATCGAAGGGCACAACGGACAACAGCGTTAAAAGTGCTACCAGTTCACCCAAAGAGAAAGATGAGCGGAAAAGGGATGaccacaaaatgaagaaaaaggaggatgCGGAAAAGGGACCAGTtggtaaaaatgaaaataaacagAGAAGAGGCAGCAGCTGTAGTCATGCCAGTGTTGGTAGTAGCGGTAGTAGCGcaagcagcagcagcagtggTAGCGGCGGCAGGAGCAGCGCCAACGGGGCTATTCCCAAAAAAATCTCCACGGAAAGGAAGGGTGCTACTGCCGATGacaaaagggcaaaaaggagggaagaaTACGAAAAGAAGTTTAACAAAAACAAACATCCAATCACTGCTGGTGCGAACAAAGTCCTAGACAGGTTAAGTAACACGCTGAACACCGCCAACTTAATGCTGAAGGGACATAGTAGCTATTccagcaacagcagcagctATTGTGGGAGTAGCAGCGGGAGTAGCATCGCAAGTAGCAACAACAACAGCAGCAATGGAAGTAGCAATTTTAGCATTCGAAATCATGGCGTTTCGAACCGAAGCATGTACAACGATAAGGAacgaatgaaaaatatgatggCACCCAGTAACCCCAAAAGAGAAAGCGAATTCAACAACAATAGCCTCAGCATCATAACGACGAAGGAGCACCCAGCCGGAATTGTTAATTACTCTGCTACTTGCTACATCAACGTGGTTCTACAGTGCCTATCTGTGTactttaaattaatatatacccTACAAAATTACGTAAGCGTAAAATATAAGAGTATGAATTTTTCAAGTGAAGATACAGACAATATGAATTCCTcatttataaacaaaaatttctttacCAATAGTATCCCATTTAACCTCTTTGGaaataatagtaaaaaaaaagatgaatgtCTCTTGCTAGCATTATCACATAAACTATTTCAACTAAGCAAAATGCACAACAAGGGAAAAGTACTCAATGTTAATAAGCTACTAAATTTGCTGaatgataaatattcttACCTCTTTGAATATAATGAACAGCAAGATTGCCATgagtttcttcttctcctttttgattTCATTCACAATATGATGAAGGTAGTTGACGAAAAGGTGgacaaaaataacaaaattgattactgtttgaagaaggagcagTCCATTATCtcagatttatttttaggcTTAATTGAAGAGAAAATTACGTGCTCTCAGTGTAGCTATGTGAATTATGTGTACCAGACTGTGTACAACCTAAGTGTTAAtgtcttcaaaaaaaatgcagataataatttaaatgataatttGGTGGAGTActttaaaaaagaggaagtaaATTCTACTtgcgaaaaatgtaaatgtaagAAGATGTTTAAACACTCCTGTGTTTATAAGCAGCCGAATGTTCTCATCGTTCATTTGATTCGTTTGCTGGAGGATGGCTCCAAAATCGACAACCCCATAAAATTTGACCTGAACAACTTTACCGTGCAAAacgttttgaagaaaaagaatggCCAGTACATTGAGAACCCCAAGAAGTACAGCTTATGTGGCGTTATAGTTCACCGCGGGCTGAACTCGAACTACGGCCATTACATCTGCTACACCAAGAGGAGGCACTCCAATGGCGCCACTGTG tGGTACAAGTTCGATGACAGCATAGTGACCGTCGTGGACGTTTCGGAAGTGGAGTCCGCCAAAGCCTATTGCCTGTTCTACGAAGCCGTTAATTAA